CGCCCGGGTAGTTGGCGATGGCCTCGCCGAGACGACCGATGCCGAGGATGACGACGTTCCAAGCTTGCGTGAGCCCGAGAACGCGCATGAGCTCTCGGCGCAAAAGCTTGACGGTATACCCCATGCCGCGTGTGCCGAAGCGTCCGAAGTACGCCAGGTCCTTTCGAACTTGAAAGGCGGTGTTGCCCGAGCGTTCGGCGAGTTCCGTGCTGGAAGTGCTGGCTTTGTGCTCCGCCTCCATCGCCTCGAGAATGCGAAGGTACGTGACGAGGCGGGAGATGGTCGCGCTCGGAATTCCTGACGTCATTTAGCGCACCCTGAAGAACTCGACGCCCGATTCCTGCAAGCGGCGCTCGGCCGCGAGAAGGTCGGGGCCGTTGAAAGGCCCGACGAGCACGCGAGCGCGCACGTTCGGAGGAGCGTTCACGGTCGGCGAGAAGCCGAGGTCACGCAAGCGATTCACGAGTGGGGTCGCGTTCTCCTGACGATCGAAAGCCCCGACTTGCAAATACGTCGGACCGCTGGGAGCGGGCGAGGAAGTCGCGGAAGGAGTCGAGGACGCGGGCGAAGCGCCGGAGGTCGAAGGCTCGGCCGAGGCCTCGGAGGCCGTGGTCGACGCGGGCGCGGGGGAAGCAGACGAGTCGTTCGTGGCCGTCGACGCGGGCGGCGGCGTGGAGCCTGCCACGGGCGCGTACACGGCGATGTTCGAGTACGCGCGCCGCACGTCGGCGGCGGCGCGCGCCGCGGTGCCCGCGTCGGCGAAAGGACCGATCTGCGCGACCACGCCGCTGGAAACGGGAATGAAGTGAACGGTGTATCCGAGGGCGGCGATGGCCTTCGTGCGTTCGGCGGCCATCGCCTCGTTGGAAAAGACTCCCGCCGTGATTCGGTACTCGGAGCGCAGCGGCGTGCCGACGCGGCTCGTGGGCACCGCGCCGCCCGCTGCCGGAGTCGCGACCGGAGTCGCAGCCGGGGCGGCGGGCGCTTCAGGCGTTTCGGTCTTCTCCGAGGAATCGGCCGGCAGAGGCACCACGGCTTCGGGCGTCGCGGTCGACTCGTCGGGCTTGGGTTGCGCCGTCGCGGTCGACTCGGTCGGCTTGGGTTCGGGCGCGGGCGTCGCCGACTCGGTGGGCTTGGCTTCGGGGGTCGGGGGCAACGCCGCGGGTTCGTCCGAGGTTTCGCTTCGATCGGCGACCGCGCCTTGAGCCGGGATGGTGGGAACTTCGGTCGTCGCCTGAGGAGTCGACGGCTCGGCCGTCGTCTGGGTCGTCTGCGTCGGCGCGGCCGAGGTCGCCTCGGGCGCGTTCGTCGGAGTCGACGAGGTGGTCTCAGTCGTCTCGGTCGTCGCGGCGGCTTCCGTGTCGCTCGGTGCGGCCAAAGGCGGCGCTTCCGTGCTGGGCGAGTCCGTGGCCGCCGGAGACGAATCGGGCGCCGCAGGAATGGCGGCGGATTCGGTCGTCGCCGGAGTCTCCGCCGGGACCGACTCGGTGGTCGGCTCCGTCGCGGGCGTAGCGGACGCGGTCGCGGTGGGCCTCGACGCTTCGGTGTTCGACCGACTGCCGAGCAGCACGACGCCGAATCCGGCGAGCAGCGCAAGAATCAGCAGTGAAATGACGAGATCGGGCCAATGTCGGCGCAGGAACGTCAACGCAGTTCTCCTCTGGCTTTCTGGTATCCGAGGTCCGCGGACGCCTGGAAGGCCGCACGGGCGTCCGTCGTGCGGCCTTGCGCGCGAATCGCCCATCCGAGGTTGTACCAAGCTTCGGCGTTCTTCGGATCGTCGGTCACGACGCCGCGCAGGGTCGCCTCTGCTTGCGGGTATTGACCGGCGGCGAGTTGCGCGGCTCCGAGGTTAGAGCGGTTCACGAGGTTCGGCGCTGTGTTCACGCTGATCTGAAAGGCCGCGACGGCGTCGTTGAAGTTCTTCAAGGCGAATTCGCTGAGGCCCAGCCAAAGCATGGATTCCGCGTCCACCTTCGTCTGCACGGCCGACATGAGGTCGTCGCGCGCGGACGCGAAACGCCCCAAGCGATACGCGGCGACGCCCGACACGAAATTCGCGCGCGCGACGAGCGCG
This genomic window from Deinococcus yavapaiensis KR-236 contains:
- a CDS encoding SPOR domain-containing protein: MTFLRRHWPDLVISLLILALLAGFGVVLLGSRSNTEASRPTATASATPATEPTTESVPAETPATTESAAIPAAPDSSPAATDSPSTEAPPLAAPSDTEAAATTETTETTSSTPTNAPEATSAAPTQTTQTTAEPSTPQATTEVPTIPAQGAVADRSETSDEPAALPPTPEAKPTESATPAPEPKPTESTATAQPKPDESTATPEAVVPLPADSSEKTETPEAPAAPAATPVATPAAGGAVPTSRVGTPLRSEYRITAGVFSNEAMAAERTKAIAALGYTVHFIPVSSGVVAQIGPFADAGTAARAAADVRRAYSNIAVYAPVAGSTPPPASTATNDSSASPAPASTTASEASAEPSTSGASPASSTPSATSSPAPSGPTYLQVGAFDRQENATPLVNRLRDLGFSPTVNAPPNVRARVLVGPFNGPDLLAAERRLQESGVEFFRVR